TGGACGGGTAATGAATATTATTCCTAAGCACAATCCACCAAGGACAGAAAATATTAGTTTCTTCGCTAAATTTTCTGACATAACAGTTATGATGATTAAAGCCAAAAGAATATGATATAAGCTAATGGCTATTGTTTCAGTTAAAATGGTATTGAAAAACATAAAAGTTGTTATATGAAAAGTTAAAATTGCAAAAATAACTAAGCAGATATATCGAGGTATTTTTAGTAATCTAAAACTAAAAACTAATAAAATATTAGAGATAGTGTAAAAAATCTCATGACTAATTCTTAGAGAAAAATTCAGAAAATTAGAAACCATTATAAATATCGGATATCCTGGCATATAATCGATTATTGCCTTAGCTTTATTAGTAGGAAACCAAATATTCTGATCCGCCATTAACGTATAGAGCAAGGAATCTCTTGGATGGCCAACAACTTCACTGTTTCTGATTAAAAAAAACTTGACAACGATAATTGATAAAATTCCACAAGCAAAGAATAATTTGTTTATATCTTCGCAAAATATTCTCATTAATAATTGTTTTTTTAGCATAAGATTTACCGAATTTAGATTGCTTTGCCAATAAATGGGGGTACAGGATAGTAACTACTATATCGAATAGAGATAAACTGTCCTCATACATTTAAATCCCTCATGATAATAGTCCCCTTTATAGGACAGGAACCACCCGCGCCCCTGAATTAGTGGCAATTTCTTGGGAACCATCGCTACTGCCATTATCGGCGATTAGCACCTCTCCCGCAATTTGCTGTCTTTCCAGATAATCTCGTGCTTTGCCGATACAGGTGGCCAGGGTTTCCGCCTCGTTGAGACAGGGCATGATGATCGATAATTCTAGAGTAGGTATCTGCTCATTGGCGACGGCATCTGCCCCGACCTGATTTTCCAGCATAACAATGGCGGTGGATTCGTTTTGCCCAAGAGTATAACAGGTTATGTACAGCAGTGGCCTGAATTGTTAGCAGACAAGCGGCAATCCATATCTGAAATTAGATGGCGATCGCTCTGCTGGACTCTCTGACTTTCTTGATTGGGCAATTTAACCCAAATTTTCGAGCAACTGAAATTCTGATGCTATCCTCGCCATCCCACCTGATTATTTCCTAGAAGTCATGGCCAAATCTCCTTAACCCGAACTGAAGTTACATTTACTCAAAAGCTATCTGCTTGGCACTGAATTTTTGATGCGTCCAGGACGCATCCCACGGCCAAATATTGCCGATTTCCCCCTAGGCTTTAGGTCTTAAATAAACTAGAGACTGTTGCCAAATTAAAGTGGGTTTATCGTAGTGATCAACCAGGTATAGACAGTTAACATCTTGCCAAAGGATGCGACCAACGAGCAGATCATCGGTGCTTAACTTAATT
This Microcystis wesenbergii NRERC-220 DNA region includes the following protein-coding sequences:
- a CDS encoding Hfq-related RNA-binding protein — translated: MSQFDPGLPSVKQVQSYIQEKREVEIKLSTDDLLVGRILWQDVNCLYLVDHYDKPTLIWQQSLVYLRPKA